The following are encoded together in the Desulfovibrio desulfuricans DSM 642 genome:
- a CDS encoding class I SAM-dependent methyltransferase, which yields MNLTEFVVYSEQDAGAPRGAKIPWNEPGFSQRMLANHLDQKHDWASRRNAIVSRQTAWIAGQLQCTSRILDLGCGPGLYTQNLAALGHHCTGVDFSPASIAYARKQAEDSGLALEYALCDVRSYTSGQKFDCIIMTFGEFNVFIRQEAAAILRNCAGMLCDDGLFVLEAHTFEAVHAVGSAPATWQRHQGGLFSETPHLCLQENRWNVDDSSALSKYFIVDAATAQVQQYASFMQAYRPEEYQEMLRSVKLPVVAVLDAEEWPVGADFQEKLQTFACRKAL from the coding sequence ATGAATCTTACTGAATTTGTTGTATACAGCGAACAAGATGCCGGAGCACCGAGGGGTGCTAAAATCCCCTGGAACGAGCCGGGGTTCAGCCAGAGAATGCTTGCAAACCATCTGGACCAGAAACACGACTGGGCCAGCAGGCGGAATGCTATTGTATCAAGGCAAACAGCATGGATTGCCGGGCAATTGCAATGCACCTCCCGCATTCTGGATTTGGGTTGCGGGCCGGGCCTCTACACGCAAAATCTGGCGGCATTGGGGCATCACTGCACTGGCGTGGATTTTTCTCCAGCCTCCATTGCCTATGCTCGAAAGCAGGCTGAGGATTCAGGGCTGGCACTAGAATACGCCCTGTGTGACGTCCGTTCGTATACATCCGGGCAAAAATTTGACTGCATTATCATGACATTTGGCGAGTTCAACGTGTTTATCCGTCAGGAAGCCGCTGCCATATTGCGCAACTGTGCTGGCATGTTGTGTGATGATGGGTTGTTTGTTCTGGAAGCGCATACCTTTGAAGCCGTCCATGCTGTCGGTTCCGCCCCCGCCACATGGCAACGCCACCAAGGGGGGCTGTTTTCCGAAACACCGCACCTGTGCTTGCAGGAGAACAGGTGGAATGTGGATGATTCCAGCGCTCTTTCAAAATATTTCATTGTGGACGCCGCCACTGCGCAGGTGCAGCAGTATGCCTCGTTCATGCAGGCCTACCGGCCCGAAGAATATCAAGAAATGCTGCGCTCGGTGAAATTGCCTGTAGTAGCAGTTCTTGATGCGGAAGAATGGCCTGTGGGGGCAGATTTTCAAGAAAAACTGCAAACCTTCGCTTGCCGGAAAGCACTCTGA
- a CDS encoding GNAT family N-acetyltransferase: protein MKSPQGYTIETATAGHVPLLAAIEVAAAGIFPPGSIPDRIRSDFTPVDKLHEAVQNGLLWAALDHEGNPVGYVYVRLIEHAALLAQIDVHPDHMRKGIGAALLGQVAEDLRQRKTPALYLTTFTHVPWNAPFYARLGFTALDDAGMPQFLKDILEEEKRCGLTSRVGMRLPLAEEA, encoded by the coding sequence ATGAAAAGTCCTCAGGGATACACCATAGAGACGGCCACGGCAGGTCATGTGCCCCTGCTGGCGGCTATCGAAGTTGCCGCTGCGGGGATTTTTCCTCCAGGTTCCATACCGGATCGCATCCGTTCCGACTTCACGCCTGTGGACAAACTGCATGAAGCTGTTCAAAACGGTCTTCTCTGGGCGGCCCTTGACCATGAGGGCAATCCTGTGGGTTATGTCTACGTGCGGCTGATAGAGCATGCCGCCCTGCTGGCCCAGATTGACGTGCACCCCGACCACATGCGCAAAGGCATAGGTGCAGCGCTCCTCGGGCAGGTTGCGGAGGACTTGCGGCAGCGCAAAACGCCCGCCCTCTATCTGACAACGTTTACCCACGTGCCCTGGAACGCGCCATTTTACGCCCGGTTGGGCTTCACGGCGCTGGATGATGCGGGCATGCCCCAGTTCCTCAAGGATATTCTTGAAGAAGAAAAGCGCTGCGGCCTGACCAGCCGCGTTGGCATGCGCCTGCCCCTCGCGGAGGAGGCATAG
- a CDS encoding tRNA (cytidine(34)-2'-O)-methyltransferase has translation MQIVLFEPEIPPNTGNIARLCAATDTTLNLIEPLGFKLEDRYLKRAGLDYWPNVRLRVWPDWAAFAAQGQQGARLVLTSAKKGQVSAPAHQFAFEPEDCLVFGPETRGLPQEILALSPHRIRIPMLEGRVRSLNLSTSAGIVLYMALARTGLMEDWA, from the coding sequence ATGCAGATAGTTCTTTTTGAGCCGGAAATTCCCCCCAATACAGGCAACATCGCCCGGCTGTGCGCCGCCACGGATACCACCCTGAACCTCATTGAGCCTCTGGGCTTCAAGCTGGAAGACCGCTACCTCAAGCGCGCGGGGCTGGATTACTGGCCCAACGTGCGGCTGCGCGTCTGGCCCGATTGGGCCGCCTTTGCGGCGCAGGGGCAGCAGGGCGCGCGCCTTGTGCTGACCTCGGCCAAGAAAGGGCAGGTCAGCGCCCCGGCGCACCAGTTTGCCTTTGAGCCGGAGGATTGCCTCGTGTTCGGGCCGGAAACGCGCGGTCTGCCGCAGGAAATCCTGGCTCTTTCGCCCCACCGCATCCGTATTCCCATGCTGGAGGGCCGCGTGCGCAGCCTCAATCTTTCCACATCGGCGGGCATTGTGCTGTACATGGCCCTGGCCCGTACCGGTCTCATGGAGGATTGGGCGTGA
- a CDS encoding CobD/CbiB family cobalamin biosynthesis protein, producing MSLAQLFPYSVWECWWLAPLALIFDLWLGDPDLPWRHPVCAVGKLLDWLEAPARRFMRKNGPDVERQRGRFAGAVALAVLVGLTGVAAWGLVSLPVLGPLLALYLAWAGLALGSLLRTGQEVLRRVEQYDEPQAREALSWLVSRDTSSMDRPLMRKTLADTLSENLTDAFMAPFFWLLVGGPVAMWCYKAVSTTDSMWGYVTEKWRWLGWAGARGDDALACLPARLSVCAACLADRCAAICEHHLRFLPGKMRPVRHWQGRWPGFRVVARQATGMPSPNSGWSMTVCAWLCGARMGGPSVYFGTLTPKPWLGPEQGEAAPWDRKRLLALCELLRYSALCGGLTLWLCFMVVSLPNF from the coding sequence GTGAGTCTGGCGCAGCTATTCCCCTATTCCGTGTGGGAATGCTGGTGGCTTGCCCCTCTGGCCCTGATTTTTGATCTCTGGCTGGGCGATCCTGACCTGCCGTGGCGGCACCCTGTTTGCGCGGTGGGCAAGCTGCTGGACTGGCTGGAAGCCCCGGCGCGGCGCTTTATGCGCAAGAACGGGCCGGATGTCGAACGCCAGCGCGGGCGTTTTGCCGGGGCTGTTGCGCTGGCAGTGCTTGTGGGGCTGACAGGTGTTGCGGCATGGGGGCTGGTTTCCTTGCCGGTGCTTGGGCCGCTGCTGGCCCTGTATCTGGCCTGGGCCGGGCTTGCCCTGGGCAGCCTGCTGCGCACCGGGCAGGAGGTGCTGCGCCGGGTCGAACAGTATGACGAGCCGCAAGCGCGCGAAGCGCTTTCGTGGCTGGTCAGCAGGGATACATCCAGCATGGATCGCCCCCTCATGCGCAAAACCCTGGCCGATACGCTGTCTGAAAATCTCACGGACGCCTTTATGGCTCCTTTTTTCTGGCTGCTCGTGGGCGGGCCCGTGGCCATGTGGTGCTACAAGGCCGTGAGCACCACTGATTCCATGTGGGGCTACGTGACAGAAAAGTGGCGCTGGCTGGGCTGGGCCGGGGCGCGCGGCGATGATGCGCTGGCCTGCCTTCCTGCCCGTTTGTCGGTCTGCGCGGCCTGCCTTGCGGACAGATGCGCGGCCATCTGTGAGCATCATCTGCGTTTTTTGCCCGGCAAGATGCGGCCTGTACGCCATTGGCAAGGCCGCTGGCCCGGTTTCCGGGTTGTAGCCCGACAGGCCACGGGCATGCCAAGCCCCAATTCCGGCTGGTCCATGACAGTCTGCGCATGGCTGTGCGGCGCGCGCATGGGCGGGCCGTCCGTGTACTTTGGCACGCTGACGCCAAAACCCTGGCTCGGGCCGGAACAGGGCGAGGCCGCGCCCTGGGATCGCAAGCGCTTGCTGGCGCTTTGCGAACTCTTGCGCTATAGCGCCTTGTGTGGGGGACTGACGCTCTGGCTGTGCTTCATGGTGGTCAGTCTGCCTAATTTTTGA
- a CDS encoding sulfite exporter TauE/SafE family protein, with translation MLLIVLGAVCLLVGILVGLTGVGGILVPPGLILLSGLEPHEAMGTALASFLPIALVGTVMYRRLGHVDWSRATPFMIGGLAALPGAVLNASINAKPLVILLAGIILFAGFCVLRPPRAGGSVFWQSRAGFFFIGASTGFLAGMTGAGGPVLTIPWMIAAGVAPMTAVGLAMPYQVVTALFGTVGNIADGHVDFALLPIVCIFEIAGFACGVVLAKRTPTGMLRTLIGGVCCLLGLFLLLRELEQYFLN, from the coding sequence ATGTTGTTAATAGTGCTGGGTGCTGTATGCCTGCTGGTGGGTATTCTGGTTGGGCTTACGGGCGTAGGCGGTATTCTTGTTCCTCCGGGGCTGATCCTGCTGAGCGGGCTTGAGCCGCATGAGGCCATGGGGACGGCCTTGGCGTCCTTTTTGCCCATCGCACTGGTGGGAACCGTCATGTACCGCCGTTTGGGCCATGTGGACTGGTCGCGGGCCACGCCCTTTATGATCGGCGGCCTCGCGGCCCTGCCGGGGGCCGTGCTCAACGCCAGCATCAACGCAAAGCCGCTGGTGATTTTGCTTGCGGGCATCATCCTGTTTGCGGGCTTTTGCGTATTGCGGCCCCCCAGGGCTGGCGGCAGCGTTTTTTGGCAGAGCAGGGCGGGATTTTTTTTCATCGGGGCGAGCACGGGCTTTCTGGCGGGCATGACCGGCGCTGGCGGCCCGGTGCTAACCATACCCTGGATGATAGCCGCCGGGGTTGCCCCCATGACGGCTGTGGGCCTTGCCATGCCGTATCAGGTTGTTACAGCCCTGTTTGGCACCGTGGGCAATATAGCTGACGGGCATGTGGATTTTGCCCTGTTGCCGATAGTATGCATTTTTGAAATCGCTGGTTTTGCATGCGGCGTGGTTCTGGCAAAACGCACGCCAACGGGCATGCTGCGCACCCTCATTGGCGGCGTATGCTGCTTGCTGGGCCTGTTTCTGCTGCTGCGCGAACTGGAGCAGTATTTTTTGAATTGA
- a CDS encoding efflux RND transporter permease subunit, producing MNIAALFIRRPVATVLIMLGMLFFGVSGYRNLPVNQLPTVDFPTIQVQAELAGADPETMASSVATPLEKEFFTIAGIDSISSVNSTGRTRITIQFALDRNIDAAALDVQSAIGLAQRRLPSNMTVPPSFRKVNPADLPILQLRVSSATLPLYVLNEYADTLIGQRLSMVDGVAQVVIYGQKQYAVRVQLNPDELATRGLGIDEVAEAVAAANSMLPTGSLEGSHRADSIKSSGQLMNARAFSDAVVAYRNGAPVRLRDLGEVVDSFKQDKQLTWSNGGAPSIMLAVERQPGTNTVQVVNSIRALLPALEKQLPPSAKVEVFYDRSESIRESVADVKFTLVLTVFLVVLVIFIFLRNLPATIIPSLALPMSVISTFAVMSVLGYSLDNLSLMALTLAVGFVVDDAIVMLENIVRHQEMGKDPQAAAFDGSAEIGFTIVSMTLSLAAVFIPVLFMGGIVGRLFREFAVVIIAAILSSGVVSLTLTPMLCAYFLKAQGRNMAGHKPAVSGMYGALERCFDRLADLYARSLDVALRHRRITLLASMGLLGLTVWLGMVIPKGFLPTEDMGLLQASTEAEQGVSFEGMVRAQHSLDPMLESSAHVAAYNSIVGIVGGSQSMNNGILLMRLAEHDKRPGIEAVAQKLRKDLNTSPSMRVFVRVPPTISIGGRASKALYQYTLFGPDMGSLFESAQRIEDALRKLPELQDVNSDLQLKNPELRVTIDRNRAAALGVTPQQIELALQSAYGSREVSTIYAPTDDYSVFVELQKPFQKDRSALSRLYVRSKGGDLVPLDTLAKLSTGVGPIAVNHNGQFPSVTISYNLRPGISLSQGVGAVEAAARPLLPDTVTAESQGTAQAFQSSLKGMGWLLVLAIVVIYLVLGILYESFIHPFTILSGLPSAGFGALATLWLFGMELDLYGFVGIIMLLGIVKKNAIMMLDFALEAQKKDPSLDPLAAITQGCHVRFRPIMMTTVAALMGALPIAVGIGAGADARRALGLAVVGGLCFSQLVTLYITPVYYYYMEKLSRRLGRLWGGRFKQNRQEHAEKGQAFPPSH from the coding sequence ATGAATATCGCCGCGCTTTTTATCCGCCGCCCTGTGGCCACAGTGCTGATAATGCTGGGCATGCTGTTTTTTGGCGTGTCGGGGTATCGCAATCTGCCCGTAAACCAGTTGCCCACGGTGGATTTTCCTACCATTCAGGTGCAGGCCGAGCTGGCCGGGGCCGATCCGGAAACCATGGCCTCCTCCGTGGCTACGCCGCTGGAAAAAGAATTTTTCACCATTGCGGGCATCGATTCCATTTCATCGGTCAATTCCACGGGCCGCACACGCATCACCATCCAGTTTGCCCTTGACCGCAATATCGATGCCGCGGCTCTGGACGTGCAATCGGCCATCGGCCTTGCCCAGCGCCGTTTGCCCTCCAACATGACCGTGCCGCCGAGCTTCCGCAAGGTGAACCCCGCGGATCTGCCCATCCTGCAATTGCGCGTATCGTCTGCCACCTTGCCGCTCTATGTGCTCAATGAATACGCGGACACCCTCATAGGCCAGCGCCTTTCCATGGTGGACGGCGTGGCCCAGGTGGTCATTTACGGGCAGAAGCAGTACGCCGTGCGCGTGCAGCTGAATCCGGACGAACTGGCTACGCGCGGCCTGGGCATTGACGAGGTGGCAGAGGCTGTTGCCGCAGCCAACAGCATGCTGCCCACAGGCTCGCTGGAAGGGTCGCACCGGGCTGATTCCATCAAATCTTCGGGCCAGCTTATGAACGCCCGCGCCTTCAGCGACGCGGTGGTGGCCTACCGCAACGGCGCGCCTGTGCGCCTGCGCGATCTGGGCGAAGTGGTGGACAGCTTCAAGCAGGACAAGCAGCTCACCTGGAGCAACGGCGGCGCGCCCAGCATCATGCTGGCCGTGGAGCGCCAGCCCGGCACCAATACCGTGCAGGTGGTGAATTCCATCCGCGCCCTGCTGCCCGCGCTGGAAAAGCAGTTGCCGCCCTCCGCCAAGGTGGAGGTTTTTTACGACCGCTCCGAATCCATCCGCGAATCGGTGGCGGACGTAAAGTTCACACTGGTACTCACGGTATTTCTGGTGGTGCTGGTCATCTTTATCTTTTTGCGCAATCTGCCCGCCACCATCATTCCCAGCCTTGCCCTGCCCATGTCGGTTATTTCGACCTTTGCCGTCATGTCTGTGCTGGGCTACAGCCTGGACAACCTTTCGCTCATGGCCCTGACCCTTGCCGTGGGCTTTGTGGTGGACGATGCCATCGTCATGCTTGAAAACATCGTGCGCCATCAGGAAATGGGCAAAGACCCGCAGGCTGCGGCCTTTGACGGCTCGGCGGAGATCGGCTTCACCATTGTTTCCATGACGCTCTCGCTGGCGGCGGTGTTCATTCCCGTGCTGTTCATGGGCGGGATTGTGGGGCGGCTGTTCCGTGAATTCGCGGTGGTCATCATTGCCGCGATCCTGAGTTCCGGCGTGGTTTCACTCACGCTCACGCCCATGCTCTGCGCCTATTTTTTGAAGGCGCAGGGGCGGAACATGGCCGGGCACAAGCCTGCCGTGAGCGGGATGTACGGCGCGCTCGAACGATGTTTTGACAGACTGGCCGACCTGTACGCCCGTTCGCTGGATGTGGCGCTGCGCCATCGGCGCATTACCCTGCTGGCTTCGATGGGCCTGCTGGGCCTGACGGTATGGTTGGGCATGGTTATTCCCAAGGGCTTTTTGCCCACGGAAGACATGGGCCTGTTGCAGGCCAGCACCGAGGCGGAGCAGGGCGTGTCCTTTGAGGGCATGGTACGGGCGCAGCACAGCCTTGACCCCATGCTGGAGTCCTCCGCCCATGTGGCGGCCTACAACTCGATTGTGGGCATTGTGGGCGGCAGCCAGAGCATGAACAACGGCATTCTGCTCATGCGGCTGGCGGAGCACGACAAACGCCCCGGCATTGAGGCCGTGGCCCAGAAGCTGCGCAAGGATCTCAATACCTCGCCTTCCATGCGCGTATTTGTGCGTGTGCCGCCAACCATCAGCATTGGCGGCCGCGCGTCCAAGGCCCTGTATCAATACACTCTGTTTGGGCCGGATATGGGCTCGCTTTTTGAAAGCGCCCAACGCATTGAGGATGCCCTGCGCAAGTTGCCGGAATTGCAGGACGTCAACAGCGATCTGCAACTCAAGAATCCTGAACTGCGCGTGACCATTGATCGCAACCGCGCCGCAGCGCTAGGCGTGACCCCGCAGCAGATAGAACTGGCCCTGCAATCGGCCTACGGTTCGCGCGAGGTTTCGACAATTTACGCGCCTACGGACGACTATTCAGTCTTTGTGGAATTGCAAAAGCCCTTCCAGAAAGACCGCTCGGCCCTTTCGCGGCTCTATGTGCGCTCCAAGGGCGGCGATCTTGTGCCGCTGGATACCCTGGCCAAGCTTTCCACCGGGGTTGGCCCCATCGCGGTCAACCACAACGGGCAGTTCCCCTCCGTGACCATCTCGTACAACCTGCGCCCCGGTATTTCGCTCAGTCAGGGAGTGGGCGCGGTGGAGGCTGCGGCGCGCCCGCTGCTGCCCGATACGGTGACCGCCGAATCGCAGGGCACTGCGCAGGCCTTTCAGAGTTCGCTCAAGGGTATGGGCTGGCTGCTTGTGCTGGCCATTGTGGTCATTTATCTTGTGCTGGGCATTTTGTATGAGAGCTTCATCCACCCGTTCACCATTCTTTCCGGCTTGCCGTCGGCGGGCTTTGGCGCGCTGGCGACCCTGTGGCTGTTCGGCATGGAGCTTGATCTGTACGGTTTTGTGGGCATCATCATGCTGCTTGGCATCGTGAAGAAAAACGCCATCATGATGCTCGATTTCGCACTGGAAGCGCAGAAGAAGGATCCGTCCCTTGACCCTCTGGCGGCCATTACCCAGGGCTGTCATGTGCGCTTTCGGCCTATCATGATGACCACCGTGGCCGCGCTCATGGGCGCGCTGCCCATTGCCGTGGGCATTGGTGCGGGGGCAGATGCCCGCCGGGCGCTTGGTCTGGCTGTGGTGGGCGGGCTGTGCTTTTCGCAACTGGTCACGCTCTACATCACGCCAGTGTACTACTATTATATGGAAAAACTCTCCCGCAGGCTGGGACGCCTCTGGGGCGGGCGTTTCAAGCAGAACCGGCAGGAACATGCGGAGAAAGGGCAAGCCTTTCCTCCTTCGCACTGA